tttttccacCTTCTTTTATATGTTGCCCACCTTCCAGAACTTAGTGATGCCCTTTCTCTGTATAAAAAGGCAGCAACGCTGCTTCTCTCTTGACCGTTACTCTGTTGTCACACCTCACTCTGACTTTGctcttctgctttcctcttttACTTTTAAGGGTCCTCATACTTATATTGGCCCTACAGATAATTCAGAATGATTTTCATATTGAAGTCAGctttaattcaattttaattcAATCTACAACCTTAATTGTAATTTGACATATTCATAGATTCTGGGGATTAGGGGTAGGTATCTTTGAGAGGGCCATTGTTTTGCCTACCATATAATGACATAAAAGGAAGCCTATTAGCATACAGTCCACTTATGCAAAGAAGGAAAGTATCCAGACCCTAAATATACCAGAAAAAGTTCTAGGAATATTTCCTAGTAGTAGACTATTTATATGAGTTAAATATATTGAGAATCTTCATTACAAGCGCTtaagaatatagatttttttttttttttgaagattttatttatttgacagacgcagagagagagagagagaaagagagagagagagagaacacagcctAGGGagtgggaagtgagagagggagaagcaggcttcccgctgagcagggagccctatgcagggctcaatcccaggactctgggatcatgacccgagccaaaggcaaatgcttaaggctgagccacccaggcaccccaagaatattgattttttttaaagcaacaaaaaAAGTTACCATTTCTGCTTTCTGGAAACGTAATAACAAAACTTCATATGCTTGGTATGTCCTGAACAGAACAAGGTACCACACAATTCTGTAAATAATGAGAGTTTTCATTGTGTTTGCTTATATTATGCTCTGAATAGATGCAAGGAGGAGTGGGCATGGTCCTTGGTCTCAAGGTCATGACCATCTAGTCATGGAAAGTGACATGGGTACAAAAATGCATATgaagttttgttattttataattaatttctcTGGCAATGAAGAACTTGACTCCTTTTATCCTCTGTATATTTACTTACTTGAAAATCTTCTTTATGTACCTTTGGCTGCTGGAAGCTCTAGGCTTGTCTTGAATATTTTCTGACCCATAGGAAGAATCAGCCATTGTTCCAGGGAACCCTGGTTCCCTTTACTGGGGAATagattagaaaccaagatctaggTGCTCTCTGATCCCCTCTGTTTTTGGACATTGCTGTGTTCACACTAATTTTTTGCcagtcttctgttttcttttttttaaggaggaataaatattttccctggttttttttttttttttcccctataggaATAGTGAGAATTTAGCTACTTGAAATTTTAGAGGAATATATCACAGACTGGTTATTAATGTGCCTTAAACACAATAAAAACAGTTATGATATTCCTTGATTCATTTTTGATCTAGGACCTCTCCATCTCAGCAAATTCATATGCAAGCAaatgttctttacttttttatgcCATAGATTCCTTCCCAGTCTGATAAAGCTCatggacctttaaaaaaaacgtttttaaatgtataaagaaaaatatatataattacaaaggAAATTAATTATATTGAAATATGGTTATCAGAatattaagtaaatttttaatatagtaatatatatcactatattacattatattataagACCTAGTAGTGAGTTTAATAACTGCCataattttgaaggaaaattttACACAAACTATATTTCAGGATATCTGCAATAGTTTCgacattttatgaaaatatttgtgcCGTCTTGGTGACGTTTGTTGCAGGTGCTGCAAATGCAGTGTGGCTTGTTGCCTATATCCGTATTTGAAGGGAATGCTAAATTTCAACCAGAGAGTATTAGAAgtaaagatgtaatttttttcctgttccgGTGTATGGACTAGGGAGGATCTGTGAAAACTCCAGATAAGAACTTCTGTACATGTAGGGActcttgggtgcctcagtcagttaaacataagactcttgatttcagcctgtgtcttgatctcagagtcgtggccctgagcccggcattgggctccaagctaggtgtggagcctacttaaaaaaaaattaaaaaggggcacctgggtggctcagttggttaagtatctgcctttggctcaggtcaggatcccagggttctgggatcgagccccacattgggctctctgctcagcaggaagcctgcttctccctctcctgcttccctccaccttgtgttccctttctcgctgcctctttctctctgtcaaagaaataaaatctttaaaaaaatttttttagaaagaactACTGTACATGTGGAGGGGTTTGGCAGGGGTGctttttagtccatttacatttggaaaatacaataggaagaattggatttttaaactttttcttttttaagattttatttatttatttgacagagagagacacagtgagagggggcacacaagcagcgggagtgggagagggagaagcaggcttcccactgagcagggagcctgatgggggcctccatcccaggactctgggaacatgactcgagttgaaggcagaagcttaacgactgagccacccaggcgccccagaattggatgtttaaatcaaaatctttgaaaagaccaAAATAGTAATCTTTTAAAATGGGGTACCATATATGATTAAGATGTGAACTTCAAAGGAATATTAATACCTGTCATTTTCTATTATTGTGTTGAAAAGCAAATGATTTTTAGaatgcttttatatatttataggtgTGAAAGTTATTTGAAATATAGACTTTGTTCAAATATAAGCCATATGATAGTAAAGACTTTGATGATAGGAAAAAGATACAGCAAAGATGAgatgtttcttcttctgtaaaatagtaaaagttatttctttcttcttgaatttgtgtatatatactatttttaaaaatatttactttttgaaaTAATTAGGTAATCATGGCAGCCGATGAGGATAACAAAAAACAAGTTCTTAAGGAGCCTTTGTCagataaagaatatatgaaagaTGAACAAAGAGAGGTAAATATtactgttaaaattaatttttatctattagTTTTGCAGTGAgggatgttttatatatttttgcccAACATTACTTTAAATTTGGGAAGATTTTAGAGTTTTCACAAAATTTGTTTCTCCATTATTCAAGCCTTGTGAAAACAATCttacttctgttctttttcttacaACATTagctgttttttctttccctccatccTTTCTTTGATTTGCACCCAGATGTTAAGAGCTTAGTTATCAATTATATGATCAGACCCAAGAGAAGATGGAGGCTCAGGTGGCTTAAGCCACTTACCCAGGGCCATATGTCTGACATGTAAAGGCAGTTGTACTGTGGGAATCcagcaaaaacattttttaattgcaaGTAACATATGTCCACAATTACAGTGCAATTTACTTCttcatgttttaaagatttatttatttactttagagaaagcGCATGAACAAGCCTGAGCTTGTGGCgaggaggggcatagggagagggagagagagtcataAGCAGTCTCTACACAGAGCACAGAATCCAACACAGAGCTCTCGGTCTCATGaacctgagacaatgacctgggCGGAAATCAAGTCGGATGCTTccctgactgtgccacccagatgcccctctagtGCAACTTGAAAGGCATATTGTTGTCACATAGCCAGGAAAGGAGCTGCTAAGATTCAGGTCTGGCTCTCAATCCTTGCTCTGCTAGACAAATGTCTTTGACTTTGGTCTAGTGTGAAAGGTAGTTTCCCTGCTTGTATGAAGGAGATAATAATACTTGTCAGAAGTAGGAAAATCTGCAGTGATAAGTGTGTTTTTTGGCTTTTATCAGGGTGATAGGAAGTTAGCttctttaattcatttagaaAAACGAGGTCAGGGGCTGTTGAATTTTTTGatgttgtttgttttagagattaATTGATGAAATTGTGAAGGAAAATACTCAGTTAAAAAAGGAGATCCAAAGGCTTGAAACTGAGTTACAAGAGGCCACCGGAAACTTCCAGgtacctcttttttttgtttgttttttgtgcaGGGGGGACttatttcaaatgttatttttattttttaaaaacttttttttcaattattattaacatatattttttgtttcaggggtacaggtctgtgattcatcagtcttacacaatacataGCGCTTACCATAGTACACATCCTCCCAATGTCTGTCACCcagccacctcctccctccccgctccctccactccagcaacactcagtttgtttcttgagattaagagtctcttacggtttgtctccctttctggtttcttcttgcttcattttcctctctttccctgtgatcctctgccttgtttctcaaatttcttacattagtgagatcatatgataagtgtctttctctgattgacttattttgcttaacataatactctctagttccatccacgtcattgcaaatggcaagatttcatttttctgaaggctattatttcattgtatatacatcttccacatcttctccatccatttatctgtcgatgaacatctgggctctttccatagtttggctattgtggacattgctgctgtgaacattagggtgcatgtcccccctttggatcactacatttatatctttagggtaaatacccagtagtacaattgctgggtcgtagggtagctctattttcaactttttgaggaacctccatactgttttccagagtggctacacccacttgcattcccaccaacagtgtaggagagttcccctttctccctgtcctcgccaacatctgttgtttcctgacttgttaattttagccattctgactggtgtgaggtggtatctcattgtaattttgatttttatttccctgacgccaagtgatgttgaggcctttttcatgtgtcttttggccatttgggtgtctttgcagaaatgtctgtttatgtcttctgcccatttctggttacattatttttttttttttgagattttatttatccatttgacagacagtgatcacaagcaggcagagaggcaggcagagagagaggaagggaagcaggctccccgctgagcagagagcccaatgtggggctcgattccaggaccctgggaccacggcccgagccaaaggcagaggctttaacccactgagccatccaggtgccctgagtttggtaagttctttatagtttttggatactagccctttatctgataacgtcatttgcaaatgtcttctcccattctgttggttgtcttttggttttgttgactgtttcctttgctttttatcttgatgaagtcccagtagttcatttttgcccttgcttcccttgcctttggtgatgtttctgggaagaaatTGTTGTGGCTGAGATTAAAGAGGTTGCTacatgtgttctcctcaaggaatttGATGGACTCCTATCTcagatttaggtctttcatctattttgagtctatttttgtgtgtggtataataaaatggtccagtttcattcttctgtatgtgactgcccagttttcccaacaccatttgttgaagacactgtcttttttcctttggaccttccttcctgctttgttgaaaattagttgaccatagagttgagggtccatttctgagttctctattctcctccattgatctgtgtgctTGTTTAGTGCCATCTCAGGTACCTCTTTAGCATTGGTGGTATAGtcgtgagcatagctgccttccagatACCTCTTTAATGATTTTATGTATCACATTTTTAACTGACACCATTTTTCAGAAAAACCAATTTAGTTATACAAAATTCACTTTTAAAACATTGTGGTCATTGATGGCACCATtgtttgtaatagccccaaactgaaaacaactcAACTGTCCCTCCATAGTAGAAAGAATTATTAATTTGGGGTGTATGCACACCATGGAATCCTGCACAGCAATGGGAATGAATGGACCACAACTACGTGCAGCCACATGGACGAATTTCATAAATACAATGTTGAGCCAGAAAAGATAAAAGAGGGCACACCATATACTTGCATTTAAATAAAGCACAAAAGGAGGATGTTAGCAGTTAGTATCCTGGTTACCTTCGGAGGTACCAGGCAGCCGAAGGAGGCTTCTGGGGTGTTTGTCATATTCTGACTATTGATCAGGGTTCTGGTCACATATGTGTGTGGTCACTTTGTAAAATTTCATCTGGCTGTGCATTTCtgataatatactttttaaaaaagattttatttattcatttgacagatagagatcataagtaggcagagaagcaggcagggagagaggaggaagcaggctccctgctgagcagagagccagatgtggggcttgatcccaggaccctgggatcatgacctgagcccaaggcagaggtcctaacccactgagccacccaggcacccctgataatacacttttaaaatttatgtatatatttttgtttttctgtgtatatatatgttcgctcaaaaacaaaaaaaagatgatggTCATGATCAGTCACTTTTGGATCAAATTCTTGTCTTCTCACTgagtttctttattgttcttctCATGCAAgtaatttaaatgaatttcacagttaaaaaaaaaatggttgtatATCTTCACCGTTTAAATTCTCTCCTAAATTTTCCTGTACTTGAATTAGGCattcaccctttttttttcttcataatgacttgtatttttaaaaaaatattttatttatttattcatgagagatagagagagcgacagaaagacagaggcagagggagaagcagacaaccccaggagcagggagcctgatgcaggattcgatcccaggaccccgggatgatgaactgagctgaagccaggagcttaaccgattgagccacccaggcacccaagaactcccgctgttaaaaaaaaaaaatcctgtctttAGTTTTAATGCTTAGAACATTGTcactttttgtttctgaaatggGGGCTAAGATACTGAATATCAGGAAGTGGGGTTCACCATGTGTATGGGACTTAGCGAACACTGTTACAGTTCTGGTTACTTCTCAGACTGGAGAGGAATCACTTAATCCTACAACTCAAAGGGCCTTAGGAACCGAGCCAGCTCAGCTGATCCAATTTACAGAGGACTGAAACTGTGGTCTAGGGAGCATAGGTGAGTGGCTCTTGGCCAAGTGTGCCCAAGACCGGAATCAGGCACTCTAATTCCAGAAAGCTCTCCACTTTTCAGCATTATATTGAGTACTTCCACAGTGTTGGGAAAACCTCTGCCTTTTCTCAGACACTgccaattatttttgaaattggaTTTATGCTGATCCGAAATTCTATGTAGGTTATCTGTGAAGATATAGAACAAATGTGAGATTAGGTCAAATAACACTGAATATTTCTAACCCCTTTGTGATAACACAAACATTCTCTTTCAGCATATAAAATATGGGAAATAGAAATGCAAACAACAGATTCATTTGTGCATTTATGTATAATTGTATATGCCTGTTATTCCCAATGATTTTAAACAGATAACTACAACCATGTAAATTTATCTTTCAGATTACAAATTTTGCTGATAGTCTCCcttcacatttttataaatctaaGTTTGATAATGGTTAAAAAGTTGATGGACAGGTGTTGGGTAAGGGAGAATTTAAATTTGATAAATGTTAAATCCTATAATTCAGGAGTCTTTGTTTTTGGATAAAATTATCTGGGTTTACTATCAAAATAAACCTGGTATATACTCAACTCTAGTTTATACTGCTTTGTAGTGAGAGTAAACGTACTGTCTAATGATTCCCTGGTAAGATAGCCTGTTATTGGAACAGTTGTTTAAAAGGTGCTTAACTACAGGAATGATGTAGGCTTTAGAATCGAACACTATACAATATTGGCTAGTTTAAACATTGATTAGAAAAAGTGAgagattatgtatttataatttaatcTGGGGAATAATATTAAAGGATCAGCATCTGATTACATTACTGAGTACTTCCCTAGGAAGAAGTCATTACTAAGGTTATTAAATAAGAccacactggggcgcctgggtggctcagtggttaggccgctgccttcggctcaggtcatgatctcagggtcctgggatcgagtcccgcatcgggctctctgctcagcagggagcctgcttcctcctctctctctctctgcctgcctctctgcctacttgtgatttctctctgtcaaataaataaataaataaatctttaaaaaaaaaaaaaaaaagaccacactGCATTTTGTGGGATTCTGAAATCAGTGGAGAATGAATTATTGGATGTACAAATCACATTTTCACAAGAAGGGCTTAAGTTATTTCTTACCTTGATTTTAATCAAACATTTCTGTTTATTAGATTAAAGAGGATATTCCTGAAACAAAGGTGAAATTCACATCTTTAGAGAATCCTGAGAATGACAGCCAGTTTTTAAATATCTCCTGTTCATTTCAAGTGAGCTCACAAGTTCTTTATGAGCTGCAGAAAGGACAAGCCCTTATCacctttg
Above is a genomic segment from Mustela lutreola isolate mMusLut2 chromosome 3, mMusLut2.pri, whole genome shotgun sequence containing:
- the NMI gene encoding N-myc-interactor isoform X3, translated to MAADEDNKKQVLKEPLSDKEYMKDEQRERLIDEIVKENTQLKKEIQRLETELQEATGNFQTVITSRQRGRQRERKGSRLPAEQRAQCGARFQDPGTTARAKGRGFNPLSHPGALSLIKEDIPETKVKFTSLENPENDSQFLNISCSFQVSSQVLYELQKGQALITFEKEEVAQNIIRMGKHHLKIEDVDVEVLAKPVPLNSGVRFQVHEAYSKVKINVTEIPDGLPEDQMRDKLELSFSKSRNGGGEVLCVQYDKPSGSAVITFMEPGGVFRNIREDSASEWAGRTSDDGYRTFRGFS